Proteins found in one Aethina tumida isolate Nest 87 chromosome 1, icAetTumi1.1, whole genome shotgun sequence genomic segment:
- the LOC109602656 gene encoding uncharacterized protein LOC109602656, which yields MYSKSGPVKFLRSLGDTRERSSLLIGDVPQPYVYCRNTLTKAKNKSHHGYIDISKDLTKFCTGSTYSGQWNALGFSGFGTYTYPCGTIYEGNFKLGLFHGRGKISFCDGKAIIALFHKGNIVREIAVEVFGKIVHRENFKYCQMPDRRYFRQHFEELQPVGKENLTKDETPRYLPPNNYDIGNGVFNADQNIIFQDADPCSNIKRARLPEFEEVEKIKKEFRSGNDYNVGYIPHFYEKWFSGQAVERLFLEPMSEVETPNPPSPASISSSSDTTPEPQPSADSYANYYVDSTYRVLGGIESLLMNPDICGSPDSLSLTSVSETDSASSGFKDKRITHTLPPSYDVDIDDITYVEDYKEINEVAAKNIKSNEEGNEPHSSDMDENSSFLDDNEESQFTLDKDVDYDYYLSDDYDADDSVSL from the exons atg tattcgAAGTCGGGTCCAGTGAAATTCCTCCGTTCGTTAGGAGACACGCGGGAAAGatcatcattattaatagGTGATGTACCTCAACCGTATGTATATTGCAGAAATACATTAACCAAGGCCAAGAATAAAAGTCATCACGGCTACATAGATATTTCTAaagatttaactaaattttgtacCGGTAGTACTTATAGTGGCCAATGGAACGCACTAGGCTTTTCGGGATTTGGAACGTATACTTATCCATGCG gtacCATTTATGaaggaaattttaaactgGGATTGTTTCATGGTCGcggtaaaattagtttttgtgaTGGAAAAGCAATTATAGCACTATTTCACAAAGGGAACATTGTACGAGAAATAGCCGTAGAAGTTTTTGGAAAGATCGTACACAgagagaattttaaatattgtcagATGCCCGATAGAAG ATATTTCCGTCAACACTTCGAAGAACTGCAGCCCGTTGGAAAAGAAAATCTCACGAAAGATGAGACTCCACGATACTTACCACCAAACAATTATGATATAGGCAATGGTGTGTTTAATGCAgaccaaaatattattttccaagaTGCCGATCC atgCAGCAACATTAAAAGAGCAAG ACTTCCTGAATTCGAGGAGGtggagaaaattaaaaaggaattCAGGAGTGGAAACGACTACAATGTGGGGTATATTCCACATTTCTACGAAAAATGGTTTTCGGGCCAAGCTGTAGAAAGGCTTTTCCTGGAGCCGATGTCAGAGGTCGAAACCCCAAATCCGCCTTCGCCCGCAAGTATCAGTAGCAGCAGCGACACGACACCAGAACCACAACCATCCGCGGACTCTTATGCAAATTACTACGTGGATTCGACGTACAGAGTGTTGGGCGGCATTGAGTCGTTGCTAATGAATCCAGATATTTGCGGTTCTCCGGACAGTCTTAGTTTAACTTCTGTGTCGGAGACGGACTCTGCCAGTTCTGGATTCAAAGATAAACGAATAACTCATACACTACCGCCTTCATATGACGTAGATATAGACGATATAACATATGTGGAAG acTATAAAGAGATAAATGAAGTCGCagctaaaaatatcaaatctaATGAAGAAGGAAATGAACCACATAGCAGCGATATGGACGAAAATTCTTCCTTTTTAGACGACAATGAAGAATCTCAATTCACGTTAGATAAGGATGTTGACTATGACTATTATTTGTCCG atgatTATGATGCTGACGACTCTGTGTCGCTGTAG